In Geotalea uraniireducens, the genomic window GATCGCTGTTGCATTTTTTGCAGATATCGAGAAATTCGAAGCTGTTGTAGCCGCATTTGGGGCACTTCATATCCCTGCTCCTTGGGCAGTGCCGCGTCAGCGGCATTGCTATGGTTTTTTCTCGGCAGCCGGCCGGGCCGGTTTAGCCATCTCCGACTCTTCCCGGGCATTGCCCAGGTCGCCGAACTCGTATTGCAGGATGGCCATTGCCGCCACCCCGGCAGTTTCGGTCCGGAGGATACGCTTGCCAAGGGTGACCGGCGTGAAGCCTGCGCTGATTGCCACTGCCGCTTCATCCGGGGAGATTCCCCCTTCAGGGCCGACAATAATAGCTATTCGTGCCGGGGTTGCGGCGGCGGACAGGACTTTCTTCAGGGTGACGGTTTCTTCCGCCTCCCAAAGGAGCAGCTTCAGCTCCTGATCCGCCGTGCGCAGGGCCTCGGCAAGAGTGGCAGCAAAGCGCACTTCGGGGATGGTTCGTCGACCGGCCTGCCGTGCCGCCTCGACGGCTATCCGTCGCCAGCGGCTGACTTTCTCCTCCATCCGTTCGCCGGTAACCCGGGAAACCGAACGTGCCGACTGGAACGGAATCACTTCGCTGACACCGAGTTCAGTACATTTTTGCAAAATGAGTTCCATCTTATCCCCCTTCGGCAGCCCTTGAAAGAGAGTTACCCAAACCTCGTCGGCCGAAGTCGCCGGAATCACCCGCTCTTCAATCCCCACCAACAGCGAACTACGGCCGATTTCCCGGATTGTCCCCCGGCATTCTCCACCTGAACCGTCGGCCAGAACAAGCGGGGTGCCAATTTTCAGGCGTAATACCCGGGCGATGTGACGAAAAAGGGCGCCTTCGATCTGAACGGCATTGCCGGAAAGGTCGAGGTCGGGGGCGACGAAGCGGCGCATCGAATTCATTCCGCCTGATAGATGAGGCAGGACCACTCGCCTTCGCGGGTTGTTGCCCGGAGGGAAAGGCCGGTGGTGCTGAAGCCGTCCATGACGAACCGTTCTCTTTCCAGCAAAATTCCCGAGAGGACGAGAAAGCCGCCTGGCGCAACCTTGGCTGCCAGTTCGGTGGCCATCCTGACCAGGTCTTCAGCTAGGATGTTGGCGAGCACGACCGTGAAGTGTTCGGCAATCTCCTGAAGGGGGGTGGTGGATAATGCGACGGTGACGTCGTTAAGGGTACAATTTTCCCGGGCAACTGCAATGGCGTCGGGGTCGATATCGGTGCCGATCACCGGGGCCGCCCCGAGTTTGGCGGCGGCGATGGCAAGAATCCCTGAGCCGGTCCCGACGTCGAGGACCGCCGGCGTTTCGCCAGCGGTCCGCTGGGACAGGAAGATGCTTTCCAGTGCCTCCAGGCAAAGCTTGGTCGTGGGGTGTGTTCCGGTGCCGAATGCCATTCCCGGGTCGAGCTCGATAACCAGATCGTCCGCCAGCGGGGAAAACGGCTCCCAGGTCGGTTTGATGACGAAATGCCTGCCAATCCGGGAAGGGCTGAAATGCTGCCGCCAGCCGGTAGCCCAGTCTTCTTCCTTGATTATGGCGACCATTGGTGGGGGGAGTTCGAACTCGCCGGCGAGGTGGCGATGGTCGTTAAGAAAGCGTTGCACGGCGGCCACATTTTCGTCGAGTTGGTCATCGACGGCAAAATAGGCGCGAACCGTCGTGGTGGGCGATTCGGCAATTCCATCAAGGGAAAAGGTATCGAGGTTTTGGTTGTCGATGCTGACGCCGTTGCCGGAAAGCTCGACCAGAAAGTCGGCAAGAAGGTCGACGAGGGGGGCTGGCGTTTCACAGGTTACCTCGGCCCAGGTTTTGTCCATGTCTGCTCCTTTTGGGGGGCTGCTCGGGATTGCGCCGAGGTGAGCTAACGTAGCAAAACAAAAGAGCTCTGACAATAAAAAACCTTGACAAATTCGCTGTACGGAGTTTAACTCTCATTAAAATCGCTTCTGGGTGGCCATGGTGGAACTGGAGGAAAAGAAAAGAGCGATTGTCTCGTTCGTTCAAGGCCGTGGGGAGGATTTTTCGGCAGTTGCCGAGGAACTGTACCGGCATCCGGAACCAGGGCTCTATGAAGTTGCGAGTTCGGCCCTGCTTGCCGCTTTTCTGGAGCGGGAGGGATTTGCCGTGGAACGCGGCTGTGCCGGCTTGGCCACTGCCTTTCGCGCGTGCTGGGGGAGCGACGGTCCGGTCATTGCCCTGATTGCGGAGATGGATGCTCTCCCGCAGCTGGGGCACGCCTGTGGTCACAATATCATTGCCGCAGCCGCCCTCGGCGCGGCGACCGCCCTTCGGCACCTGCTGCCGGAAGATGCGGGGCGTATCGTTGTCCTCGGCACTCCCGCCGAGGAGTTGGGAATCGGTAAGGTGGAGATGATCCGCCAAGGTTTTTTCGACGATGTGGAATTTGCCATGATGGTTCATCCCTCGTCGAAACGGCAGGTAATCAAGGGCTTTCTCGGTCTGGCGCGAATCCGCTTCACGTTCATCGGCAAGGCTGCCCATGCCGGCGCCTATCCGGAAGAGGGGGTCAATGCCCTCGATGGCGTCATTCAGACTTTCACTGGCATCAATGCCCTTCGCCAGCAACTGCGGCAGGATGTGCGCGTCCACGGGATCATCACTGAAGGGGGAAGCGCCCCCAATATCATTCCCGGCCGGGCGGCTTGTTATTTTTATGTCAGGGCTGCTGATCTCGATATGTTGGAAAAGGTGAAAGCGCGAGTAGTTGCCTGCGCCGAGGGGGCGGCTACCGCCAGTGGCTGTCGCCTGGAGGTGGAGGTCGATCCTCGGCAACTGGCGCCCATGAAAATCAACCGGGCTTTCTCCGCCCTCTACTCGGCCCAGTTGAGCTTGCTCGGTTTGCCCGAGGTCTTGGCGCCGGCCGACCAGAACAAAGGGTCGTCAGATATCGGCAACGTCTCGCAACTCGTGCCGACTATCCATCCCCATGTGCCGATCGGCGAGGGGGTCCGTATCCACAGTGAGGAATTTGCCCGGGCGACGATTTCCCCCGAAGGGAAAGCCGCGGTAGTCGAAGGGGCTACTGCCCTGGCCCTGACTGCGCTGGAGCTGATCGCCGTTCCGGAGCAGCGGGAAGCGGTCCGGCTTGATTTTCGTTCATGAAGGCTATTTTTTTGCCTGATTGGCTAAAACATGGTATAAATACCTTAATGAGAACGTGGAGCACACCAATGGTGGTGGGGCAATGAAAGGGTTGTTGCGGCACTTATATCTCTTTTCCGATGCCACGGGTGAAACGGTCGAACGGGTAGTGCGGGCGGCCCTTTCCCAGTTCCGTGATGCCGAGGTGCGTTTTCATCGGATGAATCGAATCCGTTCCCGGGAAGACGTGCTGGAGTCCCTTGAAGAGGTGCTCCGCGAGCCGGGGATGGTTATCTATACCTTGGTTGATACGGAGCTTGCCCAACTGCTGCGGGATGAGGCCGAAGCCCACGGCCTGGAATCAGTAGACCTGATCAGCCCACTCCTGTTCAAGCTTTCCGACTTTCTCGAAACCCCGCCACAGAAAGAGCCGGGGCTCCTCTACCAGCTCAATGCCGAATATCACAAGCGGATCGATGCCGTCGACTTTACGGTCAAACACGATGACGGTCAGGATCCGCGCGGGCTGCACAAGGCAGATTTTGTTCTGGTGGGAGTGTCGCGTTCCTCGAAGACTCCTCTTTCCATGTATCTTGCCCATAAAGGCTACCGGGTCGCCAATGTTCCGATCGTCTACGGTATCGAACCGCCAGCCGAACTCTTCAAGGTCGACCAGGATCGGGTGGTCGGGCTGATCATAGACGCGCAACGGCTGGCGGAAATCCGTTCGGCTCGCCTGCGCAACCTGGGCAATATCCCGAAGGGAAGCTACGCCGATTTCCTGAAAATCGAAGAAGAACTGGAATACTGTCGTCGGCTTTACCGGCGGAATCCCCAATGGCTGATTATCGATGTGACAAAGAAGTCGGTGGAGGAGTCGGCTGCCGAAATTATCAGACGGCAAGGCGGTTGAAGTGCGCGCGGTCCTTAAGTTTTTCATAGCTCACCAAGCACAGAAAGAGAGGTAACAACTATGCGTATTCTCGTGGTCGAAGATGAAAAGAAAGTTTCCAGCTTCATCAAACGCGGACTCGAGGAAGAACGGTATGAAGTAGATGCTGCTTTTAACGGGGAAGAGGGGCTGAAAATGGCGATCGAGAAAGGCTATGACCTGATCATCCTCGACGTCATGCTTCCCAAGAAAGACGGCCTGAGCGTTGTCCGGGAACTGCGGGAGAAGAAATCCGCCACTCCCGTACTGATGCTTACCGCCAAGGATTCTGTCGAGGATATCGTTGCCGGCCTGGATTCCGGCTCCGACGACTACCTGACCAAACCATTCGCCTTTGCCGAGCTGCTGGCCCGGGTCCGGGCGCTGGTCCGGCGCAGCGAGCAGGACCGCGGGGCCGAAATCCGCTTCGCCGATCTCCGTCTCGATCCCGTTACCCACAAGGTGTGGCGGAAAGACAAGGAAATCGACCTCACCGCCAAGGAGTATTCGCTGCTCGAATATTTTATACGCAATCCCAATCAGGTCCTGACCCGGACCATGATCGCCGAGCATGTGTGGGATTACACCTTTGACAGCTTCACCAATATTATTGACGTCTATGTCAACTATCTGCGGAAGAAGATTGACCGGGACAACGACAAGAAGCTGATCCATACCGTGAGGGGAGTGGGCTATATTCTTAAAGAGGAGGATTGATCCTTGTTCTTCAGGTCAATCCGCTTTTCCCTGACTCTCTGGTTTGCGGTGACCCTTGCGGTAATTCTGGTGCTCTTCAGCCTGTTCATCTACCTTGTGCTGAAGAGCCAACTCAACAAGGATATCGACAAGGAACTCCTGACTGTTGCCGAAGCGGTTTCCAGTCCAACTCTGGAACCGTTTCGCCGGGCCGGGCCATCGGTGTTCGACCAGGTCCTGGAAGATTTCATCGGGGCGAAGCTGACAGGTAAATACGTTCAGGTGCTCGACAGCCGGGGGCAGGTGACCGCCTCGTCGCGCAGCCTTGAGGCATTGCGGATTCCACTCTCCAAGTCTGCGTTCCGGCGGGCTACCGAAGGGAAGGTAACCTACGAGACCCAGGTGAATCTCGATATCTATCCGGTCCGGGCGATTACCTATCCGATCATCAGCAATGGGAAGTTGGATCAGATCGTCCAAGTCGGCTCGTCGATGAAATCGGCTGCCGAAACTCTTGACCGGGTACTGGTGGTCTTCGCGGTTTCGATCCCCCTTTCGCTTCTCCTCTGGAGTATGGGGGGGTGGTTTCTGGCCGGCCGGGCGCTGAAGCCGGTCGATATTATCACCCGGAGTGCGCGGAAGATTACCGCCGAAAACCTGAGCCACCGCCTGGAGATCGTCAATCCACAGGATGAAATTGGCCGGCTGGCAGCCACCTTCAACGATACGCTGGAACGGCTGGAAAACGCCTTCAACCGCATCCGGCAGTTCTCTGCCGATGTCTCCCACGAACTGCGTACCCCTTTGACCATCCTGCGTGGCGAGACCGAAGTCGGCCTGCGCTGGGCCAAAGAGCCGGAGGAGTTCCGGGAGCTTTTCCGGAGCAATCTGGAAGAGATCAACCGGATGTCGAAGATTATCGAGTGTCTCCTTGAGCTTTCCCGGGCTGAGGAGGGAGGGCTCAAGCTCGAGTTGAGTGATGTCGATCTCAGCGAGCTGGTCGCCGAGGTCGTCCAGCAGTCGCGGCTGATCGATCCGGAGAAGGGATTGAAGATTGCGTATACCGTCGATCAGCCGGTTGCCGTTACCGGCGATTGGCTGCGGTTGCGGCAGGTGTTCATGAATCTGCTCGGCAACGCCGTCAAGTATACGCCGGCTGGCGGGGAAATTAGCGTCGTTGTCGATGCGACCGGCGGCTTTGCCCGAATCTCCGTCATCGACAGCGGGGTCGGCATTCCGGCCGATGATCTGCCAAATATTTTCGAGCGCTTCTACCGGGTCGACAAGGCCCGTAACCGCGCCGACGGCGGCATCGGCCTCGGCCTTTCGCTGACGAGAACGTTTATCGAAGCTCATGGCGGCAAGATCGAGGTGGTCAGCGAGCCGGACAAGGGGAGCGTGTTTACCGTCTATCTGCCGCAGACCTCCCGCACCTGAGCCGGAGCAAGCTATGGAACCGATCATCATCATCGCGGCAACCCGCCAGGAGCTGTCGCTGCTCATCCGGAGTCTCGGCTCCCGCCCGTTCGCCGGCAGCGGCGGCCGGGAAACGTATCTGGGGGAGTTCGGCATGACCAAGGTCGTGCTGGCGGTCACTGGGCTGGGCAAAGTGAATACTGCCGCCGGTCTGACGGCGCTCCTCGAGAGTTTTCGGCCGCGCCTGGTGATCAATACCGGTTGTGCCGGCGCCTACTCCGGCAGCGGCTTGCAGGTTGGCGACATCGCCGTGGCAGCTGCTGAAATTTACGGCGACGAGGGGGTCCTGACTCCCGCGGGATGGAAATCGCTCGAAGCCATTGGTATTGCAGCGCTGGAGCATGGCGGGACGCGCTATTTCAATGAATTCCCGCTGGCCCTGTTGCCGGCCGAACAGGCGGTGCAGCTCGCTTCGGTACTCGGCATCACGGTGCGTCGTGGCAGGTTCGTTACCGTCTCCACCTGCAGTGGCACTACGGAGCGGGGTGATGAGCTGGGCCGGCGTTTCGAGGCGATCTGCGAAAACATGGAGGGTGCCGCTGCCGTTCATGTCGCAACCGGCTACGGTGTCGACTGCCTGGAAATTCGCGGTATCAGCAATCTGGTCGAAGACCGCGACCTGTCGCGCTGGAACATCCCGCTGGCGGCGGAGAAAGCCCAGCGGTTCATTCTCAAATTCCTCGAATCCTATCCGGCGGAGCAGTAATCATGGAGCTTTCACTCGGCTATTCCCCCTGCCCGAACGATACCTTTATTTTTTTCGCCCTGGTTCACCGGCTGATAGAATGCCCGGGTTTCACCTTTCGGGAGCGGCTCGAAGATGTGGAAACCCTGAACGGTTTGGCCCGCGAGGGATCCCTGGACGTCAGCAAGATTTCTTATCATGCCCTTGGCTATCTCCGGGACGACTATTGTCTCCTCCGGGCCGGCGGAGCGCTCGGGCGCGGCTGCGGACCGCTCGTGGTGACTAAGGGCGCCCGGTCCATGGCGGAACTGCGTGGTAAACCGATTGCCGTGCCGGGGCGCTACACGACTGCCGCACTGCTGCTCCGGCTTTTCGATCCGGGCCTTGACACCCTGGTCTATCTGCCGTTCCACGAGATCATGGGGGCAGTCGCCCGGGGTGAAGTTGCCGCTGGCGTAATCATCCACGAATCCCGCTTCACTTTCCCCGCATACGGACTGACAAAACTGCTCGATCTCGGCGACTGGTGGGAAGGGGAAACTGGCCACGCGATCCCGCTTGGCGGGATCATTGCCAAGCGTTCCCTCGGTCGGGAGGCAGTGCGGGCCATCGATCGCGCGCTGCGGGCCAGCGTTGCGTACGCCCAGGCCCATCCGGGTGAAGCCAACGAGTACATCCGCGCCCACTCGCAGGAGATGAGCGACGAAGTCTGTGCTGCTCACATCAACCTCTATGTCAATGACTATTCCCTTGACCTAGGACCTGTCGGCGAAGAGGCGGTTTCTTACCTCCTCGGCCGCGCCGAGGAAGCGGGAATCGTCCCGCGTGCCACCCAGCCACTGTTTCTATCCTAGAATACGTTAACGATAACGGCCGCTTGACCGGTCGGTAAGGCTTTAGCCTTGACCCACCCCGTAACTCCGTGCTATAGGGATAGCTCGCCCAGAAGGAGGTGCCTATGGTATCCTTGTTCCGGAAGAGGCGACTGGCTATCCTGATCATCCCCGGCCTGGCGCTCTTCCTGACCCAGACACTGTCCTTGCAAGCAGCAGAGATAACCGACCAGCAGGAACCCCCGGTGAGTGTCGTGTCCGCTTCCCGGGAGGGGCATGAAGGACTTGCCTCGTATTACGCCAGGCGTTACAAAGGAAGGCGTACCCATTCCGGGGTACGTTACGATCCGAAAAAACTGACGGCGGCACACCCCACCCTCCCGCTCGGGACCAGAGTGAAAGTCGTTGCTCTCGGTACCAAGCGCGAAGTGACGGTGACCGTCAATGATCGCTGCCGGAAAAGATCGCAACCGTTTATCGATCTCTCCCGGGCGGCAGCAAGAAAGCTGGGAATTATCGGGAAAGG contains:
- a CDS encoding septal ring lytic transglycosylase RlpA family protein; this encodes MVSLFRKRRLAILIIPGLALFLTQTLSLQAAEITDQQEPPVSVVSASREGHEGLASYYARRYKGRRTHSGVRYDPKKLTAAHPTLPLGTRVKVVALGTKREVTVTVNDRCRKRSQPFIDLSRAAARKLGIIGKGLAKVRIIPLDDAS
- the mqnB gene encoding futalosine hydrolase; the protein is MEPIIIIAATRQELSLLIRSLGSRPFAGSGGRETYLGEFGMTKVVLAVTGLGKVNTAAGLTALLESFRPRLVINTGCAGAYSGSGLQVGDIAVAAAEIYGDEGVLTPAGWKSLEAIGIAALEHGGTRYFNEFPLALLPAEQAVQLASVLGITVRRGRFVTVSTCSGTTERGDELGRRFEAICENMEGAAAVHVATGYGVDCLEIRGISNLVEDRDLSRWNIPLAAEKAQRFILKFLESYPAEQ
- a CDS encoding pyruvate, water dikinase regulatory protein produces the protein MKGLLRHLYLFSDATGETVERVVRAALSQFRDAEVRFHRMNRIRSREDVLESLEEVLREPGMVIYTLVDTELAQLLRDEAEAHGLESVDLISPLLFKLSDFLETPPQKEPGLLYQLNAEYHKRIDAVDFTVKHDDGQDPRGLHKADFVLVGVSRSSKTPLSMYLAHKGYRVANVPIVYGIEPPAELFKVDQDRVVGLIIDAQRLAEIRSARLRNLGNIPKGSYADFLKIEEELEYCRRLYRRNPQWLIIDVTKKSVEESAAEIIRRQGG
- a CDS encoding response regulator, giving the protein MRILVVEDEKKVSSFIKRGLEEERYEVDAAFNGEEGLKMAIEKGYDLIILDVMLPKKDGLSVVRELREKKSATPVLMLTAKDSVEDIVAGLDSGSDDYLTKPFAFAELLARVRALVRRSEQDRGAEIRFADLRLDPVTHKVWRKDKEIDLTAKEYSLLEYFIRNPNQVLTRTMIAEHVWDYTFDSFTNIIDVYVNYLRKKIDRDNDKKLIHTVRGVGYILKEED
- a CDS encoding sensor histidine kinase, producing MFFRSIRFSLTLWFAVTLAVILVLFSLFIYLVLKSQLNKDIDKELLTVAEAVSSPTLEPFRRAGPSVFDQVLEDFIGAKLTGKYVQVLDSRGQVTASSRSLEALRIPLSKSAFRRATEGKVTYETQVNLDIYPVRAITYPIISNGKLDQIVQVGSSMKSAAETLDRVLVVFAVSIPLSLLLWSMGGWFLAGRALKPVDIITRSARKITAENLSHRLEIVNPQDEIGRLAATFNDTLERLENAFNRIRQFSADVSHELRTPLTILRGETEVGLRWAKEPEEFRELFRSNLEEINRMSKIIECLLELSRAEEGGLKLELSDVDLSELVAEVVQQSRLIDPEKGLKIAYTVDQPVAVTGDWLRLRQVFMNLLGNAVKYTPAGGEISVVVDATGGFARISVIDSGVGIPADDLPNIFERFYRVDKARNRADGGIGLGLSLTRTFIEAHGGKIEVVSEPDKGSVFTVYLPQTSRT
- a CDS encoding M20 family metallopeptidase, which codes for MVELEEKKRAIVSFVQGRGEDFSAVAEELYRHPEPGLYEVASSALLAAFLEREGFAVERGCAGLATAFRACWGSDGPVIALIAEMDALPQLGHACGHNIIAAAALGAATALRHLLPEDAGRIVVLGTPAEELGIGKVEMIRQGFFDDVEFAMMVHPSSKRQVIKGFLGLARIRFTFIGKAAHAGAYPEEGVNALDGVIQTFTGINALRQQLRQDVRVHGIITEGGSAPNIIPGRAACYFYVRAADLDMLEKVKARVVACAEGAATASGCRLEVEVDPRQLAPMKINRAFSALYSAQLSLLGLPEVLAPADQNKGSSDIGNVSQLVPTIHPHVPIGEGVRIHSEEFARATISPEGKAAVVEGATALALTALELIAVPEQREAVRLDFRS
- a CDS encoding menaquinone biosynthesis family protein; this translates as MELSLGYSPCPNDTFIFFALVHRLIECPGFTFRERLEDVETLNGLAREGSLDVSKISYHALGYLRDDYCLLRAGGALGRGCGPLVVTKGARSMAELRGKPIAVPGRYTTAALLLRLFDPGLDTLVYLPFHEIMGAVARGEVAAGVIIHESRFTFPAYGLTKLLDLGDWWEGETGHAIPLGGIIAKRSLGREAVRAIDRALRASVAYAQAHPGEANEYIRAHSQEMSDEVCAAHINLYVNDYSLDLGPVGEEAVSYLLGRAEEAGIVPRATQPLFLS
- a CDS encoding 16S rRNA (uracil(1498)-N(3))-methyltransferase, yielding MNSMRRFVAPDLDLSGNAVQIEGALFRHIARVLRLKIGTPLVLADGSGGECRGTIREIGRSSLLVGIEERVIPATSADEVWVTLFQGLPKGDKMELILQKCTELGVSEVIPFQSARSVSRVTGERMEEKVSRWRRIAVEAARQAGRRTIPEVRFAATLAEALRTADQELKLLLWEAEETVTLKKVLSAAATPARIAIIVGPEGGISPDEAAVAISAGFTPVTLGKRILRTETAGVAAMAILQYEFGDLGNAREESEMAKPARPAAEKKP
- the prmA gene encoding 50S ribosomal protein L11 methyltransferase; protein product: MDKTWAEVTCETPAPLVDLLADFLVELSGNGVSIDNQNLDTFSLDGIAESPTTTVRAYFAVDDQLDENVAAVQRFLNDHRHLAGEFELPPPMVAIIKEEDWATGWRQHFSPSRIGRHFVIKPTWEPFSPLADDLVIELDPGMAFGTGTHPTTKLCLEALESIFLSQRTAGETPAVLDVGTGSGILAIAAAKLGAAPVIGTDIDPDAIAVARENCTLNDVTVALSTTPLQEIAEHFTVVLANILAEDLVRMATELAAKVAPGGFLVLSGILLERERFVMDGFSTTGLSLRATTREGEWSCLIYQAE